ATATTGGCTCCAGTTAACATTCGTCTGATAACGATATGGCACGCGGCCGGTTTTGTCCGCCATGTTCGGCTGAAGCTGCCGGGCCGAAGCAAGTCCGGAATAAACAGTCGGGTCAGGGGTCGAGCATCCGGCGATGGCCGAACTGGCGAGCATCAGTGCGGCACCGACTTTTAATTTCTTTATCAAGGTTTTGGCTCCAGCTTTGGAAATGCCGAACGGCATGGATCTGGAACCGGTTTTATGGAATTCGAATATTGCTGTGTTTGCTATAATATGCGGAAATGTTCGCGAGCATTTTTGCGACGCAGACACGACGCCAAGCTTGACGACTCCGCCGGGCGGCCGGAATCTAATGTGATGAAGGGATCGACGGCCGGCCTTCAGGCTGGGCCAACTGACCGGCCGGAAGATTGATCACGACAACCAAGCCGCTCGGCTTCCTGTCCAACAACGTCAATTGTCCATTGTGCCCTTTAGTGACGATCCCTTTGGCGATCGGCAGACCGAGCCCAAGCCCCGAACCACCCTTAGCGTCGATCTGTCGCGATTTATCCGCTTTGAAGAATGGCTCTAAAACCTTCGCCTTGAGCTCATCCGTCAAGCCGGGGCCGTTGTCGCTCACCCTTATTTTGATCCCGCCATCCTCGCGGCATTCCAAGCCGATTTCGACCTGCGTCGCATAACGGGACGCATTCTCCACCAGATTCGTAATAGCGCGGCTGAGCGCCTGAGATTTGCAGATAAACGCCAGCCGCCGCGGGCCGGTGAAACTCACATCGACGCCGGTGTCGGCGAAATCGGTCGCGATCGTCTGCAGCAGGCTCGAGATATCGACCTTTCGATCGACCGCTCTCACCGACGGGTCTTTAAAATAGGCCAGGCACTCGTCGATCATGAAGCTCAATGTGGCGATATCGGCCAGCATCAGGCTGCGAAGTTCCGGCTCTGCGGAGCGCTCGGCCCGCATCCGCAGTCTCGTCAGCGGTGTCCTCAGATCATGACCCACTCCGCTCAGCATTCTTGTCCGATCCTCCGCCATGCTCTGGATTCGATCGCTCATGACGTTAAGAGATTCCGCCAGACTGCGAATCTCGGCTCCGCCGTCCGGTTCGAAAGGTTTTTCCAGACTGCCTTCCATGCACGCTTGCTTCGCAGCGGCAGCAAAGCGCCTGAGAGGTTCGGTGATCAGCCGGCTGCTGAAATAGGCAAGCAGCACTAAGGGAATGACGATTTTCAGAAATCCGCTTGCAGCTGCCGGAACGAACCACAAATAGCTGGGAAAAACCGGCAGTTGGAAGACGAGGGCACGCTTGCCGTCAATTCCGACAGTCAAGACGTCAGGGCGCGATTGACCCATGGCGAAGCGATGAAATGCCGTCAGAACATTGTCGGCGAGCATCGCGTCGATACGCGCCACCAACTCGCTTGGAGATATCCGTTGATCCACTGCGCCTGACTGAACCGAGGACGTCCTTTCGACCGTAATGCTGAGGGCCGCAGCTCTGTCGAGGACGGCGTCTTCGCCCTGCGTTGAATTTGCGTCAGCAAATTGCTCCGCGATCATTGCCGCTCTCGCAGCAAAAAGGCCGTTCTGAAAGCCGCGATCATGACGGCCATAGATGAATGGCTCCATGGCCGTCGCCACCACGGAAACCAGCACGACAAGGAGGGTCGCCAGGATGAGGATCTGGTTCTGGATCGAAGCTCGCCGAAAATTTCTCAAGAGAGGCGCTCTACCTTGGATGCGAAAAGATAGCCGCCCAGCCGCACCGTCTTTATGAACGTCGGGTCTTTCAGGTTCGGCTCTATCTTTTGCCTGACCCGGCTGATGTGGGCGTCGATGCTGCGCTCAACCGGCCCCGCCGATCCGGCATGCGTCATCGACAGAAGTTGTTCGCGGGTTAAAACCTTGTTCGGATTGCAGCAGAATGCCAGAAGGATATCGAACTCCGCGGTGGTCATAGAAACCTGCGCGCCGTCCGCGTCGTGGAGCTGACGGCTTTTGGGATCGATGCGCCATCCCGAGAACGTCATGGGGCCAAGGGCTTCCTCCTGATGATGAGCGTATGACGCTCTGCGGAGAATACTCTTGATCCTGGCCAGCAGCTCGCGGGAGTTGAAGGGTTTCGTAACATAGTCGTCGGCTCCGAGCTCCAGGCCCAGAATGCGGTCGATATCCTCCTGGATTGCCGTCAGCATCAGGATCGGCACCGGGCACGAAGCACGAAGCCGCCTGCAGATGCTGAAGCCGTCCTCGCCCGGCAGCATCGCGTCAAGGACGATGAGATCGAATTGCTGTCGCGCTATTATTCGATCCATAGCCGCCGCGCTCTCCACCGACGAGGCCCCAAAGCCGCTGTTTCGAACAAGGTCCACCAGCATATCCGCGATGGCGGGATCGTCTTCGACAATGAGGATATGAGCCTGATTGGAAACTGCCATTTCAAATACCATCGTCATTCGTTCTTTTGCCGGAGATACGGCGCGAAATTACCACGTTTCACCGTGGCTAGAGCATGGTGCCGAAAAGTGTCAGCGGTTTTCGGATGACATCATCCTCTAACTATTAATTTAGAACAGGAGATCTCCGAGCAATCGGATACCACACGATATCGGTTGCCGTGCCGACGCGGGATCCACCTCAGGGTATCAACTGTCGTGCACTGATGTGTTCGATAATGTTGAGATATGTTGCGGGGATCTCCGACATGGATCCGGCGTCAAAACTGGCTTCCGGAACCGCCGCTGATTTCCACCTTGTCACCTTGAATTGCGCAATCGATGATGACAGTTGCGATGAAACACATCCGAACGACCAGCAGGCAAAAGAACACCAAAGACATGATGGCCGTCGTATAGTGTTTCAACGCCGAGCGCTTCGGCAGCCTTGCGGTGAATTTATGAAGGGCGTCTCTGACGAGACGGCCGATCGCCACGAGCAGGAACAACGCCGTGATGATATATCCGCTTACCGAAGCTGCTCCTAACAACTGAAACATGAGAAGACACCCGCACCAAGTGAAAAGCTCCGGTTTCGGAACTACGCCTTCAAGCCGACGAGACCAGGCAGAAAGATGCCTATCGGACCCGCCCGGAGCGCGACGCAGCGTCCGGTCCGTCGGCGGTGGGAATTTGCCCACGTCTAATCAGCCCGCTCTGCATTTGACGTGGCGCGGCGACTTAAAAGAAGAGATGTGGCGGCACGCCAGCGAGATGCCTTGACCGTGCTTGCAATCGACGTCCCGTTTGCAGCCGGGGCTTTTTGGACGGCAGAAATCGTGCTTGTTCTTGACTCCGTGAGGGCGGCGATCCTTCTCAGGAATGCGTCGCTGTCGAATTCTTTCGCGGATTGAACGGACTGTGCTGCCGACTGGACAGCATGGAAAAACACCTCCAGATTGATGACTGGTATCGGCTTGATGTTCCGGACCATATCGATATCCGACCGCATTGTTACTGCCAGAAAATATTGGTCCGAACGCAAGGCGTCAAAGAGCTCCGGCACCGAGGATACAGCCGCCGCGGCATATCCGTTCTCATTCAATTTCGAGACGATATCGCAGGCTGCGCCTTTTCCGAGAAAGACGAGAATTGGCTTTTGCTGATCGCGTTGCGCGGAAGACATCATTGGCACACTCCTGACTGTCGCCATAAGTGTAGCCCGCATCGGCGCTTCGGGTTGTTCGGTTTTATTCGGTTTTATTGCGCCGGGGGACGGCTCGCGAAGCTTCGATTACAGCACCGCCCGGAGCCAGGGATGCAGTCTGTTTGTTCGCTTTCGCAGCAGATTGTCGATCGATATCGATCCCGCGCCTGAAGCCGCCAGGACGAACATGCCGCCGGCAATCGCCAGGTCCTTCTCGAAATGCAGCAGCTCGTTCTGGCTCGCAAAATTCGTGTGGAAGAGAAAGGCGGTCGCCAGGCAGAAGAGCGCCAATGCAAGTGCGCCAAGTCGGCTGAGGAAACCTGCAGCAATAGAAAGGCCGGCGCCGATCTGAAGGACGATCACCGCAAGCGCAACCGGCGCCGACAGGCCGAGCGTTGCGAAAGTGTCGATGGTCGCGGCGATATTGGTCGCGAGAGACAACCCTTCATGCAGGAAGATCAGCGACAGCAGCAGCCTGCCCAGGAGAAGAACGAGATCGGCCAGTTGCAGCCGGCTTGGGGCGTTTTCCATCATATCCTCCGGTTTGAGAAGAGCAGACGGTTCCGCCGCCTGCTCTTACATTCATATACTCGTCAATTCCCTCCCTTGGCCGCAATTGCCTTTTGCAGGTCTTCGAGTTCCTCGCAGCCGCTCGGGCAAAGTTGCTTCAGTGATGACACCTGCTCCTCGGCCTTCGCCGTCTCGCCTGTTTCAACATAGAGTTCGCCGAGATATTCACGCGCTGCCTTGTGGTCGGGCTGAAGCTCCAGCGCCTTGGTGTAGTAGGTCAGCGACGTTCTGTAGTCGCCCGTCTTGCGCAGCGTATATCCCATCAGATTATAGACATCTGCCTGCTGGTTGTCCTCGGCAAGGCCGCGAAGCTCCGCCAGGGCGCCGGCATAGTCTTTGACATCGATCTTGGCGCGCACCGACGTCAAGTCGGGAGCGTCCGTCGATTGCATGTTGTCGACGGCAAAGGCGGGAAGCGCCGTCACCGCCGAAAAGCCGGCGGATATGGCACAAAGCCAGATGAATCCGAGAATTGCATATTTCATCATGGTGATCTCCTTCCGGCCTTTCAGGCCTGGATTGTCGGTGTGAAGCCAAAAGCGCTTCCGTCCTTGACGAAGGTGCCCGAGCCGGGGAAAGGGAAGTGCGAGCCGCAAATGGCGATATTGTCGGCAATGATGCGGTCGATGAGACGGCGGCGCGTGTCGACGGCCATCGGCCCGTCTTGATCGTAGCTGCCTTGCCATTCGGGATGCGGCGCGAGCAGGGCCGGCACATACATGATATCGGCCGAGACGAGCAGTTGCTTGCTGCCTGAAGTAACGAGGTAGGTCGAATGGCCGGGCGTGTGGCCGAAAGCTGCGAGAAGCCGCACTCCCGGTGCAACCTCGGCCCCATCGTCCACCAGTTTCCAGTTCTTCCATTTCGGGAAAACCTCGGCGATGCGCTTGCCGGCCGGCCTGCGGCCTTCCGCAAGCTTCTCGACCCGGCCGGGTTCCGTCCACCAGTTGTATTCGACGGCGTTGACGATGAGTTCGGCGTTCGGGAAGACAGGATCGTTCGTTCCCTTTTCCATCAGTCCCCAGACATGGTCCGGATGGAAATGCGAGATCAAGATCGTATCGATCGTCTTGTAGTCGATGCCGGCGGCCGCCATGTTCGCCGGCAGGTGGGTGGCATTTGCCTGCCATTGACCCACGCCCGAGCCGGCGTCCATCATGATCAGACGGTTGCCGAGCTTCAGGACGACCACCGTCAACGGGATCGGCATGAATTCGGTCGTGAGCCCGGCCTTGGAAAGCGCCTCCTTGGTGTCCTCGATCGAAGCGTTCTTGATGAAGGTCGGGTCATGCGGTTTTTTCCAGATACCGTCATAGATCGCCGTGACCTCGACATCCCCGACCTTGTATTTATAGAAGCCGACCATCGGCTCCAGCGGCGTCGCGGCGAGCGCCGGCATGACGAATTCGAGCTTTGACGACAGACCGAATGCGGCCGCCGCGGCAGCCGATCCCAGGACGGCGCGACGTGACATGGTAAACATGGATATGCCTCCTCTTGTTGATGGCATTTCTGGTGGCGAAGACTGGAACTGTTCAGATGTCCTCACTGCCGAACTAGATCGCTGGCACAGCCCGCTTATTCCCAATCTGGGGAGTTATTTCTTCAAGCTGTTGAAAATGTTTTTCGATTTCTATCGCGTGCGATTAACGGCCCGCTGCATGCAAAAAACCTGGCGTCGACGTGGAATAAAACCATGTGCCGATCGGTCTAGACGGCAAGGACCGCATTGCATGCCTGTGGGTCTCACGCCTAAATTCGGCCGCTGTTGAGGCAGGGAGAATGATGACAAACGCTCAGATCACCTATCCCGTCGGATCGAACGACTGGTTGCTGCTGGGCCGGCAAGCGTCGAAGACCCGCATTCGACCATCACCGCTGACGGCGCTTCTGGGCGGCGCGGTGCGGCTATTCCACTTCATGGTCTCGGAAAAATCGAGCAGCGATCGAGTCGCTTCGACAGCCGATGCGACGGCGCAGCATGAATTCATGCAGCGCTTTCAGGACATGATCGTTCCGCATCTTGACGCGGCTTATAATTTTGCCCGCTTCCTCAGCCGCGATGCAGATGCCGCACAGGATATTGTCCAGGAAGCCTTCCTGCGTGCCTATCGCAATTTCGAAACCTATCGTGGCGGCGATCCGCGCGCCTGGCTCTTTGCCATTGTCAGGAACTGCTGCCATGTTTGGCGCCAGCAGGATCGCCGCAAAGCGCGGTTCGAGCAGCCTTTGGGCAATGACGGCTACGCTGACCCCGATGAAGGTGGCGAATACCAGATCGCCTCGGAGGAGGATTCGCCGGAAACGGCGACGATCCGGCGAAGCGAACAGCAACGTGTACGCGCGGTTATCAGTCGGCTTCCGGTGGCGATGCGGGAAATCCTTGTCTTGCGCGAGCTTGAAGATCTTTCCTACCGGCAGATCGCCGAGATCATCGATGCGCCGATCGGCACGGTCATGTCGCGGCTTGCCAGGGCGCGGCGTGAATTTGGCGAAGCCTGGGATGCATGCAGCAAAAACGAGACGGCAGGATGAGTGAAGCCCAACAGAGAGGTTGCCCGGAATGGCGCATCATGCTGCACGGCTTCGTCGACGGCGAGCTCGATTCCGTCCATGCAGCGCAATTCGAGGATCATCTTGGCACCTGCGCGAATTGCAGGGCGGAGATGGAAGGGGTCCGTGCCGTGAGAGAGATCATCGATCAGGATGGTGTCAAGTGGCGGCCGCCGGAGGCACTGCGTTCGCAAGTCCTGTCAATGCTGTCGTTTGAACAGGCAGCGGCGACGTCCAGCCTGCCCCCGCCACGCCAGGTGCCGGTCTGGCGCCACGCCTTGGATTTCATCCGACAATGGAGCTTCGTGCCTTCGCTCGCAGTACTGGCGGCAGGCGCTTTCCTGTTCATCAATGCACCGTCGCAGACCTTGCTTTTGCAGGACCAGATCATGGCAAGCCATGTCAGGTCGATGATGGCCGATCATCTGACCGACGTGCTGACCTCGGATCAGCACACGGTAAAGCCCTGGTTCAACGGCAAGATCGATTTTTCGCCACCGGTCAGCGATCTCTCCAAGGATGGCTTTCCGCTGACCGGCGGGCGTGTCGACTATATCGGAGATCGCGCCGTCGCGGCCCTCGTCTACCGGCGCCACGGCCATGTCATCAACCTGTTCATCTGGCCGGCGGCATCGGCCGCACAGACGACGACGGTGCATGACGGCTACAATATGACGCAATGGTCGGATGGAGGGCTGGTGTTCTGGGCGGTTTCGGATGTCGCCGCAGGCGACCTGGCCGAGTTCGAGACCTTTTTCAGGGCGGCGGCGAAGGGTTAAAGCAGACTCGCCCCGACATTGATCGCCAGCGCCAGGATCGTCGTGTTGAACAGGAACGACAGCACGGCATGCAGCAGCGTCAGCTTGCGCATGCTGGTCGAACTGACCGCGACATCCGCCGTCTGCGCGGCAACGCCGATCGTGAAGGAGAAGTAGAGGAAATCCCAATAGCCAGGCTCTTCGATCCCGTCAGGAAACTTGAGGCCACCCTCCTCGTCCGCCCCACCATAGAAATAATGGGCATAATGGATGGTGAAGAGGGTGTGCAGAAAGATCCAGGAGATCAGGATCGTCAGCACCGCGGCCCCTGCCCGGGCCAGCGCGACGTCAGGTGTTGCTTCCTTGATCGAATGAAGCTCGAGGCCGATACCGGCGACGCTGGCAAGCGCCGCACCGATCGAAAGAGCCAGCAATACGGTGTCGGAGAAATCGAGATCCTCGGAGCGTTTCCGGATGCTTTCAACCGTTGCCCGCAGCATCTTGCGCCAGCTGAGCGCGACAAAAACGCCGGCGCTGACATTCCAGCCGAACAAGATGTTGCCGGCGCTGACTTCGCGCGAGGTCACAGCCAAGAAGACCACCAGTCCGGCCAGGATGGCGATGATGAAGCTCGCATGCTTGTAGGCAAATGCCGCCAGCGAACTTGCCCGGTTCTCACCCGCCATATCGGTCTCCAACTGCATATGCCTTTGATAACAGCATGAAAAAAGGCGCGCCTGCCAGCAACAGCCGCGCCTTCGATTGCATGCCGGACCTTATCAGGCGGCGGCGAGCTGCAGTTCCTTCTGCACCATGGTGCGCAACGTTCCCAGATCCTTGGCGAAGGCGCGAATGCCTTCGGCGAGTTTTTCCGTCGCCATTGCGTCTTCGTTCATCATCCAGCGGAAGGTCTTCTCGTCGACAGAGACCTTCGGATCCGGCTTGCGGCTCTCCGGCGAGAGCTTACGCTCCAGCTTGCCGTCATCCTTGGCGAGCTCGTCGAGCAGGTTCGGGCTGATGGTCAGGCGGTCGCAGCCGGCAAGGGCTTCGATTTCGCCGGCGCTGCGGAAGGAGGCGCCCATGACGATCGTCTTGATGTCGTTCACCTTGTAGTAGTTGTAGATTTCACGGACGGAGATGACGCCCGGATCTTCCTCGGCAGTGTAGTCCTTGCCGGTCGACTTCTTGTACCAGTCGAGGATGCGGCCGACGAAGGGCGAGATCAGGAACACCTTGGCATCGGCGCAGGCGATCGCCTGGGCCTTGCTGAACAGAAGCGTCAGATTGCAGTCGATGCCTTCCTTCTGCAGCACTTCGGCGGCGCGGATGCCTTCCCAGGTGGAGGCGAGCTTGATGAGGATGCGGTCCTGACCGATACCGCGATCCTTGTAGGCGGCGATGATCGCGCGCGCCTTGGCAAGCGAAGCCTCGGTATCGAAGGAAAGATCGGCGTCGACTTCGGTCGACACGCGGCCTGGGACGAGCTTCACCAGGGCGGCGCCGACCGAGATGGCGAGGCGATCGGCGACGGCGGAAGAAACGGCTTCAGGATTGCCGCCCTGCTTCTTGCCCCAGGCGACGGCTTCCTTGATGGCGTCGGCAAACATCGGCGTGCCGAGGGCTTTGAGCAC
This Rhizobium sp. NZLR1 DNA region includes the following protein-coding sequences:
- a CDS encoding tetratricopeptide repeat protein translates to MMKYAILGFIWLCAISAGFSAVTALPAFAVDNMQSTDAPDLTSVRAKIDVKDYAGALAELRGLAEDNQQADVYNLMGYTLRKTGDYRTSLTYYTKALELQPDHKAAREYLGELYVETGETAKAEEQVSSLKQLCPSGCEELEDLQKAIAAKGGN
- a CDS encoding response regulator, with the translated sequence MTMVFEMAVSNQAHILIVEDDPAIADMLVDLVRNSGFGASSVESAAAMDRIIARQQFDLIVLDAMLPGEDGFSICRRLRASCPVPILMLTAIQEDIDRILGLELGADDYVTKPFNSRELLARIKSILRRASYAHHQEEALGPMTFSGWRIDPKSRQLHDADGAQVSMTTAEFDILLAFCCNPNKVLTREQLLSMTHAGSAGPVERSIDAHISRVRQKIEPNLKDPTFIKTVRLGGYLFASKVERLS
- a CDS encoding sigma-70 family RNA polymerase sigma factor — its product is MMTNAQITYPVGSNDWLLLGRQASKTRIRPSPLTALLGGAVRLFHFMVSEKSSSDRVASTADATAQHEFMQRFQDMIVPHLDAAYNFARFLSRDADAAQDIVQEAFLRAYRNFETYRGGDPRAWLFAIVRNCCHVWRQQDRRKARFEQPLGNDGYADPDEGGEYQIASEEDSPETATIRRSEQQRVRAVISRLPVAMREILVLRELEDLSYRQIAEIIDAPIGTVMSRLARARREFGEAWDACSKNETAG
- a CDS encoding DoxX family protein, with the translated sequence MENAPSRLQLADLVLLLGRLLLSLIFLHEGLSLATNIAATIDTFATLGLSAPVALAVIVLQIGAGLSIAAGFLSRLGALALALFCLATAFLFHTNFASQNELLHFEKDLAIAGGMFVLAASGAGSISIDNLLRKRTNRLHPWLRAVL
- a CDS encoding DUF1345 domain-containing protein; translation: MAGENRASSLAAFAYKHASFIIAILAGLVVFLAVTSREVSAGNILFGWNVSAGVFVALSWRKMLRATVESIRKRSEDLDFSDTVLLALSIGAALASVAGIGLELHSIKEATPDVALARAGAAVLTILISWIFLHTLFTIHYAHYFYGGADEEGGLKFPDGIEEPGYWDFLYFSFTIGVAAQTADVAVSSTSMRKLTLLHAVLSFLFNTTILALAINVGASLL
- a CDS encoding HAMP domain-containing sensor histidine kinase — translated: MRNFRRASIQNQILILATLLVVLVSVVATAMEPFIYGRHDRGFQNGLFAARAAMIAEQFADANSTQGEDAVLDRAAALSITVERTSSVQSGAVDQRISPSELVARIDAMLADNVLTAFHRFAMGQSRPDVLTVGIDGKRALVFQLPVFPSYLWFVPAAASGFLKIVIPLVLLAYFSSRLITEPLRRFAAAAKQACMEGSLEKPFEPDGGAEIRSLAESLNVMSDRIQSMAEDRTRMLSGVGHDLRTPLTRLRMRAERSAEPELRSLMLADIATLSFMIDECLAYFKDPSVRAVDRKVDISSLLQTIATDFADTGVDVSFTGPRRLAFICKSQALSRAITNLVENASRYATQVEIGLECREDGGIKIRVSDNGPGLTDELKAKVLEPFFKADKSRQIDAKGGSGLGLGLPIAKGIVTKGHNGQLTLLDRKPSGLVVVINLPAGQLAQPEGRPSIPSSH
- the tal gene encoding transaldolase, whose protein sequence is MTSKLDQLREITTVVADTGDIEAVARLKPVDCTTNPSIVLKALGTPMFADAIKEAVAWGKKQGGNPEAVSSAVADRLAISVGAALVKLVPGRVSTEVDADLSFDTEASLAKARAIIAAYKDRGIGQDRILIKLASTWEGIRAAEVLQKEGIDCNLTLLFSKAQAIACADAKVFLISPFVGRILDWYKKSTGKDYTAEEDPGVISVREIYNYYKVNDIKTIVMGASFRSAGEIEALAGCDRLTISPNLLDELAKDDGKLERKLSPESRKPDPKVSVDEKTFRWMMNEDAMATEKLAEGIRAFAKDLGTLRTMVQKELQLAAA
- a CDS encoding MBL fold metallo-hydrolase, with amino-acid sequence MFTMSRRAVLGSAAAAAAFGLSSKLEFVMPALAATPLEPMVGFYKYKVGDVEVTAIYDGIWKKPHDPTFIKNASIEDTKEALSKAGLTTEFMPIPLTVVVLKLGNRLIMMDAGSGVGQWQANATHLPANMAAAGIDYKTIDTILISHFHPDHVWGLMEKGTNDPVFPNAELIVNAVEYNWWTEPGRVEKLAEGRRPAGKRIAEVFPKWKNWKLVDDGAEVAPGVRLLAAFGHTPGHSTYLVTSGSKQLLVSADIMYVPALLAPHPEWQGSYDQDGPMAVDTRRRLIDRIIADNIAICGSHFPFPGSGTFVKDGSAFGFTPTIQA
- a CDS encoding anti-sigma factor codes for the protein MSEAQQRGCPEWRIMLHGFVDGELDSVHAAQFEDHLGTCANCRAEMEGVRAVREIIDQDGVKWRPPEALRSQVLSMLSFEQAAATSSLPPPRQVPVWRHALDFIRQWSFVPSLAVLAAGAFLFINAPSQTLLLQDQIMASHVRSMMADHLTDVLTSDQHTVKPWFNGKIDFSPPVSDLSKDGFPLTGGRVDYIGDRAVAALVYRRHGHVINLFIWPAASAAQTTTVHDGYNMTQWSDGGLVFWAVSDVAAGDLAEFETFFRAAAKG